A genomic region of Rheinheimera sp. MMS21-TC3 contains the following coding sequences:
- a CDS encoding RES family NAD+ phosphorylase, which translates to MAAVKQNIIHLYRLVHNKWAAQAFDGEGARRFGGRWNSKGQLCIYTANSEALAILEVLVHLNNRVALRQYKLFQLTIARADLMQISSNTLPASWRDQPATSETAAIGDNWLSQKASLALAVPSVLAPRESNILLNPSHASFNDCLTTITELDFMPDPRLAL; encoded by the coding sequence ATGGCAGCTGTTAAACAAAACATTATTCATTTATACCGTTTGGTTCATAACAAATGGGCAGCCCAAGCCTTTGATGGTGAAGGCGCTCGCCGCTTTGGCGGTCGTTGGAACAGCAAAGGTCAACTTTGTATCTATACCGCCAACAGTGAAGCTTTAGCTATTTTAGAAGTGTTAGTGCATTTAAATAATCGTGTAGCCTTGCGTCAATATAAGCTATTTCAATTAACTATTGCTCGCGCTGATCTGATGCAAATAAGCAGCAACACACTACCTGCGAGTTGGCGTGACCAACCAGCAACCAGTGAAACTGCCGCTATAGGTGATAACTGGTTAAGCCAAAAAGCGAGTTTGGCTTTAGCAGTACCCAGTGTACTGGCACCTAGGGAAAGCAACATTTTACTTAACCCTAGCCATGCCAGCTTTAATGACTGCTTAACTACTATTACTGAACTAGACTTTATGCCCGATCCGCGCTTAGCGCTTTAA
- a CDS encoding NAD(P)-dependent oxidoreductase translates to MSNKSNEQSKQVAFIGLGVMGYPMAGFLQQNGYQVKVYNRTTAKAKQWAAEYGGTWAETPAAAAKDADLVFMCVGNDNDVRSVVYGEHGVLAGMQPATVLIDHTTASAELARELAAAAKQQGIGFLDAPVSGGQAGAEKGILTVMIGGEDADMVKAEPAIQCYARCAKLLGPVGSGQLAKMVNQICIAGVVQGLAEGLNFAQNAGLDAAAVVEVISQGAAQSWQMQNRSTTMLQGQYDFGFAVDWMRKDLAIALAEARNNGSHLPLTALVDQFYSEVQQMGGQRWDTSSLLARLKR, encoded by the coding sequence ATGTCAAACAAATCAAATGAACAAAGTAAACAAGTTGCCTTTATTGGTTTAGGGGTAATGGGCTATCCTATGGCCGGCTTTTTACAGCAAAATGGCTATCAAGTTAAAGTTTATAATCGTACTACAGCTAAGGCCAAACAGTGGGCTGCAGAATATGGCGGCACTTGGGCAGAAACACCGGCAGCAGCAGCAAAAGATGCTGATTTAGTGTTTATGTGCGTCGGTAATGATAATGACGTGCGCTCGGTCGTTTATGGCGAGCATGGCGTGTTAGCCGGTATGCAGCCAGCAACAGTTTTAATTGATCATACAACTGCATCGGCAGAGTTAGCACGAGAACTAGCTGCAGCAGCTAAACAGCAAGGGATAGGTTTTTTAGATGCGCCGGTATCAGGTGGTCAAGCGGGTGCAGAAAAAGGCATTTTAACCGTGATGATTGGCGGCGAAGATGCAGATATGGTCAAGGCAGAGCCTGCTATTCAATGTTATGCTCGCTGCGCTAAGCTGTTAGGGCCTGTCGGCTCTGGTCAACTAGCTAAAATGGTGAATCAAATTTGTATTGCAGGTGTAGTACAAGGTTTAGCCGAAGGCTTAAATTTTGCGCAAAATGCCGGTTTAGATGCAGCAGCAGTAGTGGAGGTGATATCTCAAGGGGCAGCGCAGTCTTGGCAAATGCAAAATCGTTCAACGACTATGTTACAAGGCCAATATGACTTTGGTTTTGCCGTAGATTGGATGCGTAAAGATTTAGCTATAGCACTAGCAGAAGCGCGCAATAATGGCAGCCATTTACCTTTAACCGCTTTAGTTGATCAGTTTTACAGCGAAGTACAACAAATGGGCGGCCAACGCTGGGACACCTCTAGCTTGTTAGCACGATTAAAGCGCTAA
- a CDS encoding CoA transferase subunit A: protein MAGFNKVVNSYEEAMAGLQDGMTVIAGGFGLCGIPEGLIAQIKKMATKDLTVVSNNCGVDGFGLGILLEDKQIKKMVASYVGENALFEKQLLNGELEVELTPQGTLAEKMRAAGAGIPAFFTATGYGTPVAEGKETREINGRNYVLEESIQGDFAIVRAWKADRYGNLMFRHTSMNFNPMAATAGKITVAEVEEIVEPGELEPSQIHTPGIYVQRVIKGSFEKRIERRTVRQA from the coding sequence ATGGCAGGGTTTAATAAGGTCGTGAATAGCTACGAAGAGGCCATGGCCGGCTTGCAAGACGGCATGACCGTTATTGCTGGCGGTTTTGGTTTATGTGGTATTCCTGAGGGCTTAATCGCGCAAATAAAAAAAATGGCTACTAAAGACTTAACCGTGGTATCAAATAACTGTGGTGTAGATGGCTTTGGTTTAGGCATTTTGCTTGAAGATAAGCAGATTAAAAAAATGGTTGCTTCATACGTGGGTGAAAACGCCTTGTTTGAAAAGCAGCTGCTTAACGGTGAATTAGAAGTAGAACTTACCCCACAGGGCACTTTAGCTGAAAAAATGCGTGCTGCAGGTGCTGGTATACCTGCGTTTTTTACCGCTACTGGCTACGGTACACCTGTTGCAGAAGGTAAAGAAACCCGTGAAATTAATGGCCGTAACTACGTACTTGAAGAGTCTATTCAAGGTGACTTTGCAATTGTCCGGGCGTGGAAAGCAGACCGTTATGGCAATTTAATGTTCCGCCATACTTCAATGAATTTTAACCCTATGGCAGCCACAGCAGGCAAAATTACTGTAGCTGAAGTAGAAGAAATTGTTGAACCAGGTGAGCTTGAACCTTCACAAATTCATACCCCAGGTATTTACGTACAACGTGTAATCAAAGGCTCTTTTGAAAAGCGCATTGAACGTCGTACAGTACGCCAAGCATAA
- a CDS encoding hydroxymethylglutaryl-CoA lyase, whose translation MTLPKQVRLVEVGPRDGLQNEVSVSTADKIELINQLAAAGHSYIESGAFVSPKWVPQMADSAEVFAGINRQANITYAALTPNLKGYEAAKLANASEVAIFGAASEAFSQKNINCSIAESLARFEPVMAAAKRDGFKVRGYVSCVVGCPYQGEVAPSEVARVAKALLDMGCYEISLGDTIGVGTPNSVNAMLDAVLAIVPVEKVAVHFHDTYGQALTNIYVALNRGVSVIDSAVAGLGGCPYAAGASGNVATEDVVYLLNGLGISHGVDLDSLAAAGRFITSKLGKQPSSKVGLALQAKCSTT comes from the coding sequence ATGACATTACCCAAGCAAGTTAGACTGGTTGAAGTAGGCCCGCGCGACGGCCTACAAAATGAAGTAAGTGTTAGCACAGCCGATAAAATTGAGCTAATTAATCAGTTAGCTGCGGCTGGGCACAGTTATATAGAAAGTGGTGCCTTTGTTTCACCAAAATGGGTGCCGCAAATGGCTGATTCAGCAGAGGTGTTTGCGGGAATAAACCGCCAAGCGAATATTACCTATGCGGCATTAACGCCTAATTTAAAAGGCTATGAAGCGGCTAAATTAGCTAATGCGAGCGAAGTTGCTATTTTTGGTGCGGCTTCAGAGGCTTTTAGCCAAAAAAATATAAACTGTAGTATCGCAGAAAGCTTAGCTCGGTTTGAGCCGGTAATGGCAGCAGCTAAGCGCGATGGCTTTAAAGTAAGAGGTTATGTATCTTGTGTCGTGGGCTGTCCTTATCAAGGTGAAGTGGCCCCTAGTGAGGTTGCTCGGGTAGCTAAAGCTTTATTGGATATGGGCTGTTATGAAATTTCTCTTGGCGACACTATAGGTGTAGGTACACCTAACAGCGTTAATGCCATGCTAGATGCGGTGTTAGCTATTGTGCCGGTAGAAAAAGTAGCGGTGCATTTTCATGATACTTATGGCCAAGCCTTAACTAACATTTACGTTGCCTTAAACCGCGGTGTTAGCGTGATAGATAGCGCTGTCGCTGGTTTAGGTGGCTGCCCTTACGCGGCAGGCGCATCTGGCAATGTGGCAACTGAAGATGTAGTCTATTTGCTAAATGGGCTTGGCATCTCTCATGGTGTCGATTTAGATTCTTTAGCTGCAGCGGGTAGATTTATTACTAGCAAACTAGGCAAACAGCCTAGTTCTAAAGTAGGATTGGCGCTGCAAGCTAAGTGCAGTACAACTTAA
- a CDS encoding CoA transferase subunit B, with protein MAITREQVAMRVAQELQDGYYVNLGIGIPTLVANYVPKGIEVMLQSENGLLGMGQYPTEDELDADMINAGKETVTAVKGAAIFNSAESFAMIRGGHVDLTVLGAFEVDQNGNIASWMIPGKLIKGMGGAMDLVAGAQNIIVTMTHADKHGNSKLLTDCTLPLTGVGCVKKIVTDLAVLEVRDGAFHLLERAPGITVAEIQQKTAGKLVVNGDIPEMTFG; from the coding sequence ATGGCTATAACTCGTGAACAAGTTGCCATGCGCGTAGCGCAAGAATTACAAGATGGTTATTACGTCAATTTAGGCATAGGCATCCCAACTTTAGTAGCAAACTATGTACCTAAAGGTATTGAAGTAATGCTGCAATCTGAAAACGGTTTATTAGGTATGGGCCAATACCCAACTGAAGATGAACTGGATGCTGATATGATTAATGCCGGAAAAGAAACCGTTACCGCAGTTAAAGGCGCAGCTATTTTTAACTCGGCTGAAAGCTTTGCCATGATCCGTGGTGGCCATGTTGATTTAACCGTATTAGGCGCCTTTGAAGTCGACCAAAACGGCAACATTGCTAGCTGGATGATCCCTGGCAAACTTATTAAAGGCATGGGCGGTGCTATGGATTTAGTAGCCGGTGCGCAAAATATTATTGTCACTATGACTCATGCCGACAAGCACGGTAACAGTAAACTATTAACTGATTGCACCTTACCTTTAACCGGCGTAGGTTGCGTTAAGAAGATAGTTACTGACTTAGCTGTATTAGAAGTACGTGATGGTGCCTTTCATTTATTAGAGCGAGCACCAGGTATTACGGTTGCAGAAATTCAACAAAAAACAGCCGGTAAATTGGTCGTAAATGGCGACATTCCAGAAATGACTTTTGGCTAA
- the ffh gene encoding signal recognition particle protein, with protein sequence MFENLSDRLSRSLKNITGRGRLTEDNIKDTLREVRMALLEADVALSVVRDFVANVKQRSVGLEVSKSLTPGQEFLKIVQKALEEAMGEANEELALNIQPPAVIMVAGLQGAGKTTSVAKLAKYLTERKKKKVLVVSADVYRPAAIKQLETLANDIKVEFFPSDVSQKPVDIVNAAISHARVRQFDVLLVDTAGRLHVDSDMMDEIKALHAAVKPIETLFVVDAMTGQDAANTAKAFNDALPLTGVVLTKADGDARGGAALSIRHITGKPIKFIGMGEKTDALEPFHPDRIASRILGMGDMLGLIEELEQKVDKEKSAKMAQKIMKGKGFSLEDFRDQLVQMRGMGGMMSMLDKLPGMKNLPAGAMNQMGDKQFIKMEAIINSMTPKERNFPDLLKGSRKKRIAAGSGTQVQDVNQLLKQFVQMQKMMKQMSGKGGMMKMMRSMGGKLPPGMLPPR encoded by the coding sequence ATGTTTGAAAACCTCTCTGACAGATTAAGTCGTAGCTTAAAAAATATTACCGGTCGCGGCCGTCTTACTGAAGACAATATTAAAGATACCCTACGCGAAGTACGGATGGCTCTGCTTGAAGCAGACGTAGCTTTATCAGTAGTTCGCGACTTTGTTGCCAATGTTAAGCAGCGTTCAGTTGGCTTAGAAGTGAGTAAAAGTTTAACCCCAGGTCAAGAGTTTCTGAAAATTGTGCAAAAAGCACTTGAAGAAGCCATGGGTGAGGCTAACGAAGAGTTAGCACTTAATATTCAGCCGCCAGCTGTGATTATGGTAGCGGGCTTACAAGGTGCGGGTAAAACTACATCTGTAGCTAAGTTAGCAAAATATTTGACTGAGCGAAAAAAGAAAAAAGTATTAGTGGTATCAGCAGACGTCTATCGTCCTGCGGCTATTAAACAATTAGAAACCTTAGCTAATGATATTAAGGTGGAGTTTTTCCCTAGTGATGTCTCACAAAAGCCAGTAGATATTGTTAATGCGGCTATTAGTCATGCTCGAGTGCGTCAATTTGATGTTCTATTAGTAGATACTGCCGGTCGTTTACATGTTGATAGCGACATGATGGACGAAATTAAAGCCTTACATGCTGCAGTTAAACCAATAGAAACCCTATTTGTAGTAGATGCCATGACGGGGCAAGATGCGGCCAATACCGCTAAAGCCTTTAACGATGCTTTACCTTTAACCGGTGTGGTTTTAACTAAAGCAGATGGTGATGCCCGTGGTGGTGCCGCACTTTCAATTCGTCATATAACCGGTAAACCTATTAAGTTTATTGGTATGGGTGAGAAAACTGATGCCTTAGAGCCATTCCACCCAGATCGTATTGCTTCGCGTATTCTTGGCATGGGTGATATGCTGGGATTAATCGAAGAGTTAGAACAGAAAGTCGACAAAGAAAAATCGGCCAAAATGGCGCAAAAAATAATGAAAGGCAAAGGCTTTTCATTAGAAGACTTTCGAGATCAGCTGGTGCAGATGCGAGGTATGGGCGGCATGATGTCAATGCTGGATAAACTACCTGGCATGAAAAATTTACCAGCTGGCGCCATGAATCAAATGGGCGATAAGCAATTTATTAAAATGGAGGCTATTATTAACTCTATGACACCTAAAGAGCGTAATTTCCCTGATTTATTAAAAGGTTCACGTAAAAAGCGTATTGCAGCTGGTTCTGGTACTCAAGTCCAAGATGTTAATCAGCTATTAAAGCAGTTTGTCCAGATGCAAAAAATGATGAAACAAATGTCTGGTAAAGGCGGCATGATGAAAATGATGCGTAGCATGGGCGGTAAATTACCACCAGGCATGCTACCGCCACGCTAA
- a CDS encoding antitoxin Xre/MbcA/ParS toxin-binding domain-containing protein: MIALVKEFTPKLYPANNIWQQLGIAERGPKLYQALHNGFAYSVFDTLASLSGLDKKQLAAVCQLAPATLARRAKSGKFTQEESDRLYRFTTVLVAACALFDNDITAANHWLTEPVYGLGDRAPLDMLATSAETQAILDLIGRLEHGVFA, encoded by the coding sequence ATGATAGCGCTAGTAAAAGAATTCACTCCCAAACTATATCCTGCTAATAATATCTGGCAGCAGCTAGGCATTGCTGAGCGTGGGCCTAAGTTATATCAAGCCTTACATAATGGCTTTGCTTATAGTGTCTTTGACACTCTAGCTAGCTTATCCGGTTTAGATAAAAAGCAACTAGCCGCAGTTTGTCAGTTAGCACCCGCCACTTTGGCACGGCGAGCCAAAAGCGGTAAATTTACTCAAGAAGAAAGTGATCGCCTATACCGTTTTACAACTGTTTTAGTTGCTGCCTGCGCCTTATTTGATAATGATATAACCGCCGCTAATCATTGGTTAACTGAGCCTGTATATGGCCTTGGTGATAGAGCGCCGCTGGATATGCTAGCTACCTCGGCCGAAACCCAAGCCATACTCGATTTAATTGGCCGGTTAGAGCATGGTGTTTTTGCTTAA
- a CDS encoding inner membrane protein YpjD, translated as MHMSPVLLSALALIAYLIATASVLLRIFHPAGPHFKTTFSAASIAIVLHMFALTALLFTDNGQNFSLLNVVSLICWLITVAITLAALRSPAILLLPVVYGFACLTQLATLITPQYMQIQHFEQHISILAHIFLAFIAYAVLIMAMLYSLQVSYISHKLKQKDFTAVTRHMPPLVYAEKLQFRLLLAGTILLGLALLSGALFMDNWLAKANLHKNVLSFIAFLVFALLCWGHAHKGWRGKTAYTLTITGSVLLTLAYFGSRFVREILLDKL; from the coding sequence ATGCATATGTCACCGGTATTGCTAAGCGCACTCGCTTTAATTGCTTATTTGATTGCAACAGCTTCAGTATTGCTGCGTATTTTTCATCCGGCTGGTCCTCACTTTAAAACCACCTTTTCGGCGGCTAGTATTGCTATAGTGCTGCATATGTTTGCTTTAACAGCCTTATTATTTACCGACAATGGCCAAAATTTCAGTTTATTAAACGTTGTCTCCTTAATCTGTTGGCTTATTACCGTAGCCATAACCCTAGCGGCGCTACGCAGCCCAGCTATTTTATTATTACCCGTTGTTTATGGTTTTGCTTGCTTAACGCAACTGGCAACACTAATTACACCCCAATATATGCAAATCCAACATTTTGAACAACATATCAGTATATTAGCTCATATATTTTTAGCCTTTATCGCCTATGCGGTGTTAATTATGGCCATGTTGTATTCATTGCAAGTCAGTTATATTAGCCATAAGTTGAAGCAAAAAGATTTTACTGCTGTTACGCGGCATATGCCTCCTTTGGTATATGCCGAAAAGCTACAATTTAGGTTACTGTTAGCTGGCACTATTTTATTAGGTTTAGCGCTGTTAAGCGGTGCCTTATTTATGGATAACTGGTTAGCAAAAGCCAACTTACATAAAAACGTGTTAAGCTTTATTGCATTTTTAGTGTTTGCGCTGCTATGTTGGGGCCATGCCCATAAAGGTTGGCGCGGTAAAACTGCCTATACCCTTACTATAACAGGTAGTGTATT